One genomic segment of Mangifera indica cultivar Alphonso chromosome 6, CATAS_Mindica_2.1, whole genome shotgun sequence includes these proteins:
- the LOC123218235 gene encoding cell division cycle protein 123 homolog, whose amino-acid sequence MKEEEVNRCQIQEWYPKFKSVSIKTVIHELPESFVEYLLDDSGPFVLPASVSNDDALPNRVHNLYEEEDYQVSEGSGDEAEPSSPPSFPELELKIKESIESLGGAVFPKLNWSAPKDSSWISTSGTLRCTSFSEIALLLRSSDSLVHDLCHAYDSCSDRTLSRPPRFFLALRKWYPSLRPELEFRCFVRGRCLVGISQREVTTFYPALCEKKDSLKELVQEFFDNIVRQKFESENYTFDVYVTKDERVKVLDFNPWGAFTLPLLFTWEELEQNVREEGDAVDLRIVESQCGVRPGLKTAVPYDYLDTSEGSGWDQFLRNADEELHRQTRSPEAGA is encoded by the coding sequence ATGAAGGAAGAAGAAGTTAACCGGTGCCAGATTCAAGAATGGTACCCAAAGTTTAAATCTGTGTCCATCAAAACCGTGATTCATGAACTTCCAGAGTCTTTTGTTGAGTATCTTCTTGATGACTCTGGGCCTTTTGTGCTCCCTGCTTCTGTCTCAAACGATGATGCCCTTCCCAATAGAGTCCATAATCTTTATGAGGAAGAAGACTATCAGGTATCAGAAGGATCTGGGGATGAAGCTGAACCGTCATCTCCTCCTTCATTTCCCGAACTAGAACTAAAGATTAAAGAATCTATTGAATCCCTTGGAGGTGCAGTTTTCCCTAAGTTGAACTGGAGTGCACCAAAAGACTCCTCATGGATTAGTACATCTGGAACACTTCGATGCACTTCATTTAGTGAGATCGCACTCTTGCTAAGGTCATCTGACTCGTTGGTACATGATCTGTGCCATGCATATGATTCATGCAGCGATAGAACCTTATCAAGACCCCCAAGGTTCTTCCTTGCCCTTCGCAAGTGGTATCCATCTCTACGACCAGAGCTGGAATTTCGTTGTTTTGTACGGGGTCGATGCCTAGTTGGAATTTCTCAGCGTGAAGTCACAACATTTTATCCAGCCCTCTGTGAGAAGAAAGACAGTCTAAAAGAATTGGTTCAAGAGTTTTTTGACAACATTGTGAGGCAGAaatttgaatctgaaaattACACATTTGATGTTTATGTCACAAAAGATGAGCGGGTTAAGGTTTTGGATTTTAATCCTTGGGGTGCATTTACCCTGCCACTACTATTTACCTGGGAGGAATTGGAGCAGAATGTTAGAGAAGAAGGGGATGCTGTGGACTTGAGAATTGTGGAGAGCCAATGTGGTGTTCGGCCAGGTTTAAAGACAGCTGTGCCATATGACTACCTGGATACCAGTGAGGGGAGTGGTTGGGATCAATTTCTTAGGAATGCTGATGAGGAGCTGCATAGGCAAACCAGATCACCTGAAGCAGGTGCTTGa